The window CTACACCCATTAGTCGAGCCAAAGTGGTATGCTCATAATAAGCAGAATTGTACATCCCTGGACTTAAAAGAACAATTGTTGGGTTTGACACCGCCCTTGGGGAAAGCGCCATTAGGTTTTTATATAGGATAGCAGGGTATTCTGTCACACTTCTGACGCCGCATTGCGGAATTAAATCAGGAAATAATCTTTTGGTTATTTCTCTATTTTCCAACATGTAACTTACGCCAGATGGTGTACGAAGATTATCCTCCAAAACATAAAACGTACCATCGTGATCACGTATCAAATCTATGCCCGCAACATGAATGTAAATATCGTGAAGAACATTAACATTGTGCATTTCTCGTAAAAAATGCGGACATGAATAAATAACGTTTGTCGGAACGATTTTATCTTTTAAGATAAACTGATTGCTATAAACATCTTTTAAAAAAAGATTTAGCGCTTTTAAACGTTGTTTTATACCTTTTTCGATAAACGACCATTCACTAGAAGTAATGATACGTGGGATAATATCAAAAGGGAAAATTTTCTCTATTCCTTCACCGCTATCGTAAACAGTAAAAGTTATGCCTTGGCTCATAAAAAGTTTTTTAGCCAATTCTTCTTTCTTGTTTAAATTCTCGAGAGACTCTTTAGAAAAATTATTAATGAAATTGTTATAGTGATTTCTATAGCTATCACTATTTAAGAACATTTCATCGAAAGTGTTGGGATGATTTAAGTAGTTTTTTATAAAATTTTCTATCATATGCCTTAATTAATGTTTTAGTTATGATTTTTAAACTAAATAAAATCTGATTTTTAATAAAAATCTATTTTAAATCTATTTCTACGGTAATTATATTGTTTTTTATCTTCTTTTTATGTCTAAAATGAATTTATTATTAAATATTTTTATTTTTTTTGTTACAATATTGCGGATATCAATAAAATATCTATCTTTGTAATGCTCGTTAATTATTATTATATATTTGGTTTAAGAAAAGCGTCGGAAACGGCGCTTTTTTTATCTTACTTGAAACGAAACAATCATAATCAACATAATAACTAAACAAACTAAGCTAAGCTCTCTGATTTATCATGAGAGCTTTGTTTTTTTTCTACCTATTCAGATTCTTATTAAACAAAAAAGCTACCTTAAAAATTAATTTAAGATAGCTCCAAATATTTGTTTTGTTGTTTTTATTGTTCAGAATAAGTGATTTTGTTTACATGCTTATCAATTTCCCATCTTCCAGTTCCTTCTTCGCCTATAACTTCAAACAATTCTAGTGCTCTACGGGCTTTGTATTCTTCTTCACGTTGTTCCTTTAAGAACCAATTTAGAAATTCCATTGTTACAAAATCCATTTCTTTCTGGCATCTTGCATAAATATTCTTAAAGCTTTGTGTAATGGAAATTTCTGCTTCTAATGCATCTTCAAAAACCTCTCTAAAGCTTATGAAGTCGCTTTTTATTCCCATGATCTCTGGTGAAATCGCATTTCCACCCATATCTAAAACATATTTAAATAGTTTCAGTTGATGAACCCTTTCTTCTTCAGATTGCTTTGCGAAATAATCGGCAGAATAATCAAAACCGTTTTGATCGCACCAAGATGACATAGATAAATATAGTGATGAAGAGTGTGCCTCTTTTTTTATTTGCTGATTTAATAAGGTTTCAATATCCTGAGATATTAAACTTTTAATTCGCATTAAGTCTTTCATAATTTTGTTTGCTTAACTAATGATACAAATGTAACACCTTACAAAGCATATTGTGTGATTTATTTGCTATATGAAATTAGTCTAAATTGCTGTAAAGTAAGTATTTATATTAAGTTTAAATAAGGAGATAAAGTCATGTTTTAAAGTATAATAAATATTTCAGCAGCAGATTTTTATACCTGCTGCTGGTTATTTTACACTAATATTATTGCTTTCTACCGCTACATCAGTAAGTGAATTATGATTACTTATCCAATGCGCTACATATTCTGCAACTTCTTCCCAACCCGGTTCATTACATATATAATGACTACGGCCAGCAAATTCCTTTATGTCTGTCACGCTATTTTCATTGGTGTAAGCTTTTTGTTGTTTTTCTATCAATGATGCCGGACAAATTAAATCTTCTGTTCCTGCAATCAATAATAATGGGGAATGAGAAATTTCCATATCAATATCTGCTGAGCTGCTCATGCAACTTCTAAATACGTTTCTGCTATCTGGAGTCGCCGTCTTCTCGAATTCAGTTTCAGCTAAATCTTCAGCCAAAGTATTTGCAAAAGCACCTTTAAAAGTTTCTAAATCCATTGGTATCGGGTCGTTACCTTTTAACGGATTTGCAATTGTTGCAGCATTTTTAAAAAAAGACCAATCAAATGTTATCATTGAATTAGGAGCAACAGAGCTTATTGCTACAGCCATACTAACGGTATCTCTAGCTAATAGAAGTTGTGCAATTAAACCGCCTACCGAATGGCCGATAACAATTGGTTTTTCTGGTAGGTTCAAAATCATGGTTTCGATTGGTGTAATAATATCATCTATTACAAGGTCACCAAGGCCATCTGGTATATTATTACGCAATGCTTCTGGCTCACCTTGGTGGTATGGCCAAGCAGGAGCGATGCACTCATAGCCTTCAGATTGAAAAAATTCTATCCATTTACTCCAGCTAACTGGATTTTGAAACATTCCGTGTATAAATACAATTGTCTTTTTCATAATAAATTTGTTTTTATTACTACAAGAATTTAAATTAATTTGTTTGAGCCAAATAATTCTTTAAAACTATTTAATAGCACTTATCGGAATATTAATTTCAAGAAACAACGAGATCAAAAAAGATTAATTTGATTTTGGTAAACTAAAAGAAATAGTTGTACCCGTACCTAGAATTGATGAAGCATTGATTTTACCATGCATTTTTTTTATGAGGCTGTTTACGGCATCTAAGCCTAATCCGTTTCCTCGTTTATTAAATCGGTCCTTTTCAGTTGAAGTATACCCTTCCTGAAATATTTTTTCTAAATCACTCTTCGGAATGCCAATTCCATTATCACTTAAGGCGATGTAGTATTTATTTTTATCCTCCTTAAAATCTAATAATATTGTAGGCTCCTTTTTGTCATTATAGCGAACGGCATTGCTAAATAGGTTAAGCAGAATTTGTTCAAATGCAATTTTTGAACTTTTAATTGTTCCAGTTTTTGGAAAATCTACTTTATAGCCGTCAGGAATATTTAGCATAGGTAATATCTTCTCTATTAATTCACTGAGTTCAAAAGTTTCCTGACTTGCAAGCAGAATTGATGGAGCTTTTGAATAATCAAGCATATCGTTGACATAGTTTACTAAATTCCTGGCCGAGCGCAATGCGATATTAACTAATCGAACAGAACGCTCATCACCATCACTAGTTAGCTTTTTTTGTAATGAATCTGCTGATATAATGATACTGGTTAATGGATTTTTGATATCATGTGCGGCACGACGGGCAAACTTTTCGATAAAAGAATTGGCTTCGGCCAAAGCTTCATTTGCGGCTTCCAATTCCCTAACTTTTTTTCTTAGTTCGAGTTGATGAAGTGCTTGTTTACCTAAAATTCTAAGTGCATTTAACTGGTTATCAGTTAAACCTTTCTCCTCATGATCTATTACACAAATGGTCCCTAAAGCATATCCTTCAGGGTTTATTAGGGGTACACCAGCATAAAAAACAATATTTGGATCGCCAGTTACTAATGGATTATCATGAAATCGTTCATCCTTCCTAGCATCATTAACTACCATAATTTCAGGATGGTTTATTGCGTGTGCGCAGAAAGCTATTTCTTTTGGAGAACCAGATAATGCCGTACCAACTTTAGATTTAAACCACTGTTTTTCAGCACCTAAAATGGTAACCAAAGCAACTGGTGTTTGACAAATCTCAGCGGCTAATTTTGTTAAGTCGTCAAATTCGTGCTCTTGTTCATCATTTAAAACTCCATAATTTTCTAATGCAGAAAGTCTTTCTTTTTCGTTATCAGGGAGATTTGGAGTGATCATATTTTATTGCTTAAAAAGTGTAAATGTAAATAAAATAAGTATTTGAGCCTCTTGATGCTTAACACTTAGAGGAGTAAAAACCATAGAAGTTTTATAAACATTTTTATTCTTTTAAAGTTTATAGTTTTTTATCAGGATCAAAATAATATTATGTTATTTGTTTTATTGCTTAATACAAGACTTCTACCATATTTATGTTTTTTTATCTAGATAAGAAACTAATTTATTACCCTCGGGTTTAATTCAAAAAGATGCAAAGTGAAGCAAGTATATACATTGAAACATTCCAACCAGTCAGTTTTATCAAGGGCTAATGAGTACTTATAATAAACTTTCAGATAGCCAATTACTAGAGATTTTGGCGCTTTCAGCAGATCCTATTGCCATTTATATTGGTGAGGATATTATTATTCAAAGCGCAAATAATGCGATGCTTAAGGCTTGGGGTAGGGATAAGCAGGTGATCGGTAAATCTTTGATCGATGCATTGCCAGAGATAAGCAATCAGCCATTTTTTGGGATGTTACAAAAGGTTTGGCATACCGGTATTGATGATATTGGTAAAGCTATAAAAGCAGATCTTTTTGTAGATGAAAAATTATCTACTTACTATTTCGATTACTCATACCTGGCAATAAAAAACAGTGATGGAAATGTTTATGCAATTATGCATACCGCGAAAGATGTAACTGAAAAAGTTTTAAGTCTGGAGGTTTTACAAAAAGCGAGGGAAAAAGAAGAGGCTTTTTTAAGAGAACAAGCCCTTAATGAAGAATTAGCCACCTCAAACGAGGCACTCCATAATGCGCAAGAACATTTACATAAACTCAATGTAGATTTAGAGGATCGTGTACAAATACGTACCGCGGCGCTTACTAAATCGGAATCTAGATTGCGCTATTTATTAGCTGATGCGCCTATTGCCATCGCTGTATTTACTTCGGAAGAGTTGATTATTGAATCCGCAAATAAAAAGGTATTAGAGGCTTGGGGCAAAACAGCTGAAATTATTGGTAAGCCCTTAGGTATGGCTTTACCAGAGCTTGTTGGACAAAGTTTTTTGCCTATACTAAAAGAGGTTTTTAGAAGTGGAGAGCCATATTTTGGAAACGAGATAAAAGCATTACTTGAGCAAAATGGCAAAATAGAAGAAGTGTATTGTAATTTCGTTTATCAGCCTATAAAGGATGAAAAAGGAAATACCTCCAGTATTATGCTAACTGCAAATCTGGTTACAGAACAAGTTTTAGCAAGGCACAATATTCAACAATTAAACGAAGAACTTAGTGTTATTAACGAAGAACTAAGTGAATCTCAAGAGAAACTTTTGGCCATGAATCGCGATTTAAAGGCTAGTGAAACGCGACTTGATCAAATTTTAAGTGAGCTGCCTACGCCTGTGGTTGTGCTTTTAGGGGAAAATCAGGTTGTTTCCAATCCAAATAATTCCATATTACAATTCTGGAAAAAAACTCGAGAAGAGGTTGTAGGTAAACCAATGCTTAGTATTTTCCCTGAGTTAGCTGAACAACCATTTCCTAAAATTTGGAAGCAAGTTTATGAAACTGGCGATAAAGTAATCAGAAGAGAAAAGCCTGTATATTTTAATAATGCTGACACGGGAAGGCAGCTATATTATGTAGATTACTATTACCAGCCGCTGCATGATCTGGACGGTAATAGAATTGGAATTCTTGCTACAGTAATTGATGTTACTGATAAGTTAGAAGCCAGAAAAATGGTAGAGCAAGCAGAAACAAAACTTCGTTTTGCTATCGATTCATCACAATTAGGTACCTGGTATATTGATACACAAACCCGAGAATTTATTCCGTCATTAAGATTAAAACAGATATTTGGTTTTTATGAAAGTGAAGAAATGGACTTTACTGCAGCTACAAAGTTAATTACCGAAGAGTATCTTGATATTGTTGTTGAAGCTGTAAATAATGCGATGTATAAAGGGGATAAATTCGATATGGAATATACAATTACGACCCTTCATGATCGCAAAATAAAATGGATTAGGGCAACGGGAAAACTTTATGAAGCAGATGGAAGCAGAACCGCAAATTTCTCCGGAACGATACAAGATATTACTGAACGTAAATTAGAAGAACAAAGAAAAGATGACTTTTTAAGCATTGCTAGTCACGAACTTAAAACTCCAATTACATCTTTAAAAGGTTCTTTACAGCTTCTAAATAAGTTTAGAGAAAATTTATCAAACCCAATCGTTCCGAAATTAGTGGATCAGGCAAATGGAAGTGTTGTAAAAATTACGAATTTGATAGATGATTTATTAAATACGACTCGTACAAATGAAGGGCAACTGCATTTAAATAAAACAAAGTTTTCGATTTCAGAAATGCTAGATACCTGCTGCAACCATGTTCGAATGGGTGGCAAGCACGATTTGATAGTTCAAGGAGATAACGATTTGCAGATTTTAGCTGATGAAGCAAGGATAGATCAGGTGGTGGTAAACCTTGTAAATAATGCCGCTAAATATGCGCCACATAGCAGGGCAATTTACCTCATTATTGAAACTTTAGCAGATCAGGTAAAAATATCGATCAAAGATAACGGACCCGGTATTGCCGCCGAAAAAATCCCACACCTTTTCGATCGGTATTACCGGGCAGATTATAGTGGCACCCAATATTCAGGTCTAGGTTTGGGTCTTTACATAAGTTCTGAAATTATTAAAAGACATGGTGGTTCTATCGGCGTAGATAGTGAATTAGGAAAGGGAAGCACATTTTGGTTTACCATTCCAATTAGTTAGTCTTAAAACAGCTTATTTAAATGTATCTACAAGGAAGCCTACTCCACAATTAAGAATCTAAATAAACTTTATTAGGATAATTAGTTTAAATATTTAATATAGCGATTCAATACAAACCCATTAAAACAAAAAAAGCAGTCGAGGTTTAAATCGACTGCTTTTTAATATAGAGTTAACGCTCTTATTTCATGCTATCATGAATCTTTTTAATCATAGTTAAGTGAGTTTGTACAACCGGAGCAGTATTACTTGCAAAGGTTTTTAATTCTGCATCTTTACCATCTTTCGCTTCATCTTGCATTAATTTCAAAGTTTTTTCATGCCCGTCAACCATTGCACTAACATATTCTTTATCAAAATTAGCACCAGTTAATTTTGTTAAATCTGCCATTTTCTTTTTGTGCTCATCATCAACGTCAGCTGGTAAAGTAATGTTTTTGGTTTGAGCCAAAGTCATTAATTCTGCGTTAGCTTTTCCATGATCATTAACCATCATTGTTGCAAATTCTTTAACCTGTGCATTAGTAGATTTTTCTAAAGCAAGTTTTCCTAAGGCTACTTCGGCCATACCACCAGTTGCTGCTTCTGTAGCAAATTTAGAATCTGATTCGTCTACAGCGATACCACCAGTTGCCATTTCATTGGAGGTAGTGTCTTTGGTTTTGTTAAGGCTATCAGCGCTTTCTTTTGCGTCTTTCGGACCGCTGCTGCATCCTTGAAACGCTAAGGTAGCAAGGCCGATGCTGCATACATAAATAAATCTTTTCATAGTTTTTGTTTTTTTGTTTACAGACAACAACTAAAAATGATAAATGGTTTTATAAGAATTATAGCTGCAATATAGTTTTCTTAAACATCTTTTAATCCATTTTATTCCTCTTCAAGTTGTATAACCGATAAAATATTTCCGGCCGGATCTCTAAACCAGGCAACACTTGGTTTACCTCTTGAAATTCCATTTTCATCTGTTTTGATATGATCTGTATCGTACATTTCAAATTTCACACCTTTGTTGGTGAGCTGCCTAACCGCTTCATCTATATCTGCAACTGGGAAATTTAATACCGTGTAAGTTGCCGGAATGTGATTGGGCTTTGGATAAATTAATAGGTTATTAGACCCTAAAATGTGTAAATTTAAAAGTCCCATATGGTTATCAACCACTTCAAGCCCAAGAATATTACTATAAAATTCTTTAGCTTTTTGCAGATCATCTACCGAAAATCCACTGAATGCTTTTGAGTTTTTGAACATAATTAGAAATTTATTTTAAAGTTTTATTTTATTATTTCCATGCGCCCAATAGCCGCCTAATCACAATAATTTCTCCAATATGGTAAGCGTTATGGTCTGCAACTTGTAAAGCTTCTCTTAAAATACTCTGCCCGTTACCATGGAGAATAGGATCAAAAATGTTTTGATTTTGAATCATCAGAATAAACTCATTTAAATCTCTTTCTATCTCAAATAAGGTGTTATTCCAAATGGTTTCATCTGTTGGCGAAGTTTCTTTTGGCCAATAATCATCTGGCCATTTAATTGATTTGTAGTTGGCGTCTTTGCTAAATTCTAGCATATCCCACTGGGCAATTCTAATATGTTCTGTTAATTGCCATATACTGTAAGGAAGCTGATGCGGCCTTTCTCCTAATAGATGGAATGGTACATCCTTTGTCGCATCTTGCAAACCAACATGCGCACCGCCACCTTTTAACAGTTTAATCAATTCAGCAACAATTATTTCGGTTTCGCTTTTCATCTTTAAAAGTTGATTTATATATTACACAAATCTAAATGTTTATGTTTTATCTTAACGCAAAATCTTGATTAGCGATATAATTATCCATTCGCTAATAAAAAAACCTTTAATGTTTTCAATCGTTATATAGCTGTAAAAAACCATTCAAATAAAAAACAATACAACAAAATATATGAGACATTTCGATGCAATCATTATTGGTGCAGGCCAAGCAGGTACGCCCTTAGCAAAAAAACTTGCTGAATCAGGAAAAAAAACAGCGATTATAGAAAAAAGAATAGTTGGCGGCACTTGTATAAATGATGGCTGTACACCAACTAAAGCAATGATCGCCTCTGCAAAAGCGGCTCATCAAGCTAGAAATGCCGGAGATTTAGGCGTAATTATTGGCGATGTAAAAGTTGATTTAAAAAAGATAAAAAAACGAAAAGACGAGATTGTAGATAGTTTTAGATCATCAAGTGAAAAGGGAATAGCAACAACGGAAAATTTAGAACTCATTATGGGTGAAGCCGTTTTCACTTCGCCTAAAACTGTAAGTATTAATTTGAAAGAAGGTGGAACTGAAGAGGTTTCTGCAGACTGGATCTTTATAAATACAGGTGCTAAAACCATTATTCCTGATATTGAAGGAATTAAAACAATTGATTACTTAACATCAACCTCCATTTTAGATTTAGAAGAAGTACCTGAGCATTTAGTCGTTATTGGTGGAAATTATATAGGCTTAGAATTCGGACAAATGTATAGTCGCTTTGGAAGTAAAGTTACTGTATTGGAGAAATCTACTCGTTTATTATCAAGAGAAGATGAAGATATTGCAGAAGAGTTAACAAAAATTTTAACTGAAGAAGATATCGAAATTTTGACTGATTCGCAGGTTAATAAAATCACAAAAACCAATGAAGAAATTGTGATTGAGCTTGATGTTAAAGGAAAAAGTAGCACTTTAAAATGTAGTCATGTTTTAGTTGCAGTAGGTAGGAAGCCGCAAACTGAAACACTTCAGTTAGATCTCGCGGGAGTTGAAATGGATGAGAAAGGCAATATTTTAGTGAATGATAAATTAGAAACCAACGTAGCTGGCGTTTATGCTTTAGGCGATGTTAAGGGCGGTCCGGCGTTTACCCATATTGCCTACAACGATTATACGATTGTTTATCGGAACCTGATTGAGGGTACAAACTACAGTATTAAAGAGCGGCCAATTCCTTATTGCATGTTTACTGATCCACAGCTTGGAAGAGTCGGAATTTCAGAAATTGAAGCCAAAAAACAAGGTTTAAATTTCAAGGTTGCTGTTTTACCAATGGCCCAAGTTGCCCGTGGAATTGAAACTGGCCAAACCAAAGGAATGATGAAAGCAATTGTTGATGCTGATACCAAACAAATTTTAGGTGCATCGATGCTGGCTGCAGAAGGAGGAGAGATTATGTCTATCTTAGAAATGGCAATGGAAGGTGGCATTACTTATGACCAGATTAGATATTGCGTATTTGCTCATCCAACTTATGCTGAATCTTTAAATAATCTGTTTATGAAAATAACCGATTAATGAATCATGATTAAAGTAGAAAGGGCAAGTAAACATTTTGGAGAAACCAAAGCGGTTAAGGAAATATCCTTTGAAGTTAAGGAGCAAGAAAATTTGGTTCTTTTAGGAACAAGTGGTTGTGGAAAAACCACCACGCTAAAAATGATTAATCGCTTAATTAATCCAGATTCTGGCATCATAACCATAAATGGCAAGAATATTCAAGACGCTAATCCTGAAATTCTTAGGCGGAGTATTGGTTATGTAATGCAATATATTGGCCTTTTTCCTCATTACACCATTTACGAAAATATTGCGATTGTACCTAAACTTTTAAAGTGGGATAAGGTTAAAACAGATAAGCGAATTGACGAATTAATTCATAAACTTCAGCTCCCAGATAATTGCTTAAAGCTTTTCCCAAATGAATTAAGTGGCGGACAACAGCAGCGGGTTGGTTTGGCCAGAGCGTTGGTTGCAGATCCGCCGGTTTTATTAATGGATGAGCCGTTTGGTGCGCTAGATAATGTGACCAGGGCTAATATTCAAGCCGAATTTAAAGCACTAGAAGAGCTAAAGAAAAAAACAATTGTAATGGTTACGCATGATGTTCAGGAAGCTTTTGAACTTGCAGATCGCATTTGTTTAATGGATAAAGGTGAAATTGTACAGATTGGAACGCCCATTGAATTATTGTATAAACCTGTAAATGATTTTTCCAGGAAGTTTTTTGATGGTCAGCGGCTTGCGCTAGAATTTAAAGTAATTAGTTTAAAGGATATCTCGTCTTTTCTGCCAAATGAAAAGGTTTCCAATAGAAAAGATATAAGTGAAAATACTTCAATTTGGACTGCAATGGAACAGATGAGAATTTATGGCGGAGATCAATTAATCATAAAATCGTCTAACGGTTCAGCTCCAAAAAGTTTAAATTTCGAGCAGCTTACTAGTGCTTTTAATCAATATCAAAATGCAATGAACCATGGTTGAACAGCAACAGGGCCTATTTTCATTCATGGCTCAAGAATCAGATAAACTAATTACGCAAACGTTTCAGCACATTGGCTTAACATTTATTTCGCTTCTTTTTGCCATTTTAATTGGCTTACCACTTGGAATTTTAATAGCTCGAAAACGCAAATTGTCGCCTTCGGTTATTGGTGTTGCCGGAGTTTTACAAACCATTCCAAGCATTGCATTATTGGGTTTCATGATTCCAGTTTTAGGAATTGGCGCAAAACCTGCAATCGTTGCCTTATTAATATACGCTTTACTACCCATTATTCGAAACACGTATACGGGCATTATTGGTATAGATAAACACATTATTGAAGCTGCAAAAGCAATGGGAATGAGCAAATGGCAAATCCTTTTAAATGTAGAGTTTCCATTGGCAATGCCTGTTATTTTAGCGGGGATACGAACCGCAACGGTTATAAATGTTGGCGTTGCTACACTTGCATCATACATTGCTGCGGGAGGTTTGGGCGAGTTTATTTTTGGGGGAATATCATTAAATAACACCAACATGATATTGGCTGGTGCAATTCCGGCAGCATTATTAGCCATTCTGCTTGATCTTTTACTTTCAGGCATTCAAAAATTCAATTTTAAAAAATTACGATATGGCTTAATCGCATTGCCTGTTTTAATTGTTGTTTTTGGGTTTTTTTACCTTATTCCAAATGTATATGGATCAAAGCTTACTGCAGGTTTTACGCCTGAGTTTATGGGCAGGCAAGATGGCGATTTAGGATTAAAATCTGCTTACGGTTTGAAAATTCATACCATTGTGATTAGTGATGCAGTAATGTATAAAGCCGCTTATGCCAAAGAATTAGATGTTATTAGCGGATATTCTACCGATGGTAGACTCAAAGCTTTCAACTTAACCATCCTTAAGGATGATAAAGGCATATTTCCGCCATATTATGCAGCGCCAATTATAAGATCTAGTTCTTTGCAAAAATTTCCAGGCTTGGAAGAAGTTCTTAATAAACTTGCCGGACAAATTACCGATTCAGTAATGACAGATCTAAATTATAGAACTGATTACCTCCATCAGGTTCCAGAAAGGGTAGCAAAAGATTTTTTAATAAAAAAAGGGTTGTGGAAAGCCTCCCGTAATGGAAAAGA is drawn from Pedobacter mucosus and contains these coding sequences:
- a CDS encoding circularly permuted type 2 ATP-grasp protein, whose translation is MIENFIKNYLNHPNTFDEMFLNSDSYRNHYNNFINNFSKESLENLNKKEELAKKLFMSQGITFTVYDSGEGIEKIFPFDIIPRIITSSEWSFIEKGIKQRLKALNLFLKDVYSNQFILKDKIVPTNVIYSCPHFLREMHNVNVLHDIYIHVAGIDLIRDHDGTFYVLEDNLRTPSGVSYMLENREITKRLFPDLIPQCGVRSVTEYPAILYKNLMALSPRAVSNPTIVLLSPGMYNSAYYEHTTLARLMGVELVEGRDLVVKNQKVFMKTTIGLQQVDVIYRRVDDDYLDPLVFNPNSVLGVAGLMGAYRKGNVAIVNAVGNGVADDKAVYTYVPDMIKYYLNEEPILKNVPTYQLSNRDELEHVFANINTMVVKKTNGSGGYGMLMGHEATEKEIEEYKLEILKDPRNFIAQPTISLSSAPCFINGKLSPRRIDLRPFALNGPDGISIVPGGLTRVALKEGSLVVNSSQGGGSKDTWVLTS
- a CDS encoding ferritin, with translation MKDLMRIKSLISQDIETLLNQQIKKEAHSSSLYLSMSSWCDQNGFDYSADYFAKQSEEERVHQLKLFKYVLDMGGNAISPEIMGIKSDFISFREVFEDALEAEISITQSFKNIYARCQKEMDFVTMEFLNWFLKEQREEEYKARRALELFEVIGEEGTGRWEIDKHVNKITYSEQ
- a CDS encoding alpha/beta hydrolase, with protein sequence MKKTIVFIHGMFQNPVSWSKWIEFFQSEGYECIAPAWPYHQGEPEALRNNIPDGLGDLVIDDIITPIETMILNLPEKPIVIGHSVGGLIAQLLLARDTVSMAVAISSVAPNSMITFDWSFFKNAATIANPLKGNDPIPMDLETFKGAFANTLAEDLAETEFEKTATPDSRNVFRSCMSSSADIDMEISHSPLLLIAGTEDLICPASLIEKQQKAYTNENSVTDIKEFAGRSHYICNEPGWEEVAEYVAHWISNHNSLTDVAVESNNISVK
- a CDS encoding GAF domain-containing sensor histidine kinase, producing MITPNLPDNEKERLSALENYGVLNDEQEHEFDDLTKLAAEICQTPVALVTILGAEKQWFKSKVGTALSGSPKEIAFCAHAINHPEIMVVNDARKDERFHDNPLVTGDPNIVFYAGVPLINPEGYALGTICVIDHEEKGLTDNQLNALRILGKQALHQLELRKKVRELEAANEALAEANSFIEKFARRAAHDIKNPLTSIIISADSLQKKLTSDGDERSVRLVNIALRSARNLVNYVNDMLDYSKAPSILLASQETFELSELIEKILPMLNIPDGYKVDFPKTGTIKSSKIAFEQILLNLFSNAVRYNDKKEPTILLDFKEDKNKYYIALSDNGIGIPKSDLEKIFQEGYTSTEKDRFNKRGNGLGLDAVNSLIKKMHGKINASSILGTGTTISFSLPKSN
- a CDS encoding PAS domain-containing sensor histidine kinase — protein: MSTYNKLSDSQLLEILALSADPIAIYIGEDIIIQSANNAMLKAWGRDKQVIGKSLIDALPEISNQPFFGMLQKVWHTGIDDIGKAIKADLFVDEKLSTYYFDYSYLAIKNSDGNVYAIMHTAKDVTEKVLSLEVLQKAREKEEAFLREQALNEELATSNEALHNAQEHLHKLNVDLEDRVQIRTAALTKSESRLRYLLADAPIAIAVFTSEELIIESANKKVLEAWGKTAEIIGKPLGMALPELVGQSFLPILKEVFRSGEPYFGNEIKALLEQNGKIEEVYCNFVYQPIKDEKGNTSSIMLTANLVTEQVLARHNIQQLNEELSVINEELSESQEKLLAMNRDLKASETRLDQILSELPTPVVVLLGENQVVSNPNNSILQFWKKTREEVVGKPMLSIFPELAEQPFPKIWKQVYETGDKVIRREKPVYFNNADTGRQLYYVDYYYQPLHDLDGNRIGILATVIDVTDKLEARKMVEQAETKLRFAIDSSQLGTWYIDTQTREFIPSLRLKQIFGFYESEEMDFTAATKLITEEYLDIVVEAVNNAMYKGDKFDMEYTITTLHDRKIKWIRATGKLYEADGSRTANFSGTIQDITERKLEEQRKDDFLSIASHELKTPITSLKGSLQLLNKFRENLSNPIVPKLVDQANGSVVKITNLIDDLLNTTRTNEGQLHLNKTKFSISEMLDTCCNHVRMGGKHDLIVQGDNDLQILADEARIDQVVVNLVNNAAKYAPHSRAIYLIIETLADQVKISIKDNGPGIAAEKIPHLFDRYYRADYSGTQYSGLGLGLYISSEIIKRHGGSIGVDSELGKGSTFWFTIPIS
- a CDS encoding DUF4142 domain-containing protein, whose protein sequence is MKRFIYVCSIGLATLAFQGCSSGPKDAKESADSLNKTKDTTSNEMATGGIAVDESDSKFATEAATGGMAEVALGKLALEKSTNAQVKEFATMMVNDHGKANAELMTLAQTKNITLPADVDDEHKKKMADLTKLTGANFDKEYVSAMVDGHEKTLKLMQDEAKDGKDAELKTFASNTAPVVQTHLTMIKKIHDSMK
- a CDS encoding VOC family protein, producing the protein MFKNSKAFSGFSVDDLQKAKEFYSNILGLEVVDNHMGLLNLHILGSNNLLIYPKPNHIPATYTVLNFPVADIDEAVRQLTNKGVKFEMYDTDHIKTDENGISRGKPSVAWFRDPAGNILSVIQLEEE
- a CDS encoding DinB family protein, whose protein sequence is MKSETEIIVAELIKLLKGGGAHVGLQDATKDVPFHLLGERPHQLPYSIWQLTEHIRIAQWDMLEFSKDANYKSIKWPDDYWPKETSPTDETIWNNTLFEIERDLNEFILMIQNQNIFDPILHGNGQSILREALQVADHNAYHIGEIIVIRRLLGAWK
- a CDS encoding mercuric reductase yields the protein MRHFDAIIIGAGQAGTPLAKKLAESGKKTAIIEKRIVGGTCINDGCTPTKAMIASAKAAHQARNAGDLGVIIGDVKVDLKKIKKRKDEIVDSFRSSSEKGIATTENLELIMGEAVFTSPKTVSINLKEGGTEEVSADWIFINTGAKTIIPDIEGIKTIDYLTSTSILDLEEVPEHLVVIGGNYIGLEFGQMYSRFGSKVTVLEKSTRLLSREDEDIAEELTKILTEEDIEILTDSQVNKITKTNEEIVIELDVKGKSSTLKCSHVLVAVGRKPQTETLQLDLAGVEMDEKGNILVNDKLETNVAGVYALGDVKGGPAFTHIAYNDYTIVYRNLIEGTNYSIKERPIPYCMFTDPQLGRVGISEIEAKKQGLNFKVAVLPMAQVARGIETGQTKGMMKAIVDADTKQILGASMLAAEGGEIMSILEMAMEGGITYDQIRYCVFAHPTYAESLNNLFMKITD